In one Candidatus Nitronereus thalassa genomic region, the following are encoded:
- a CDS encoding RluA family pseudouridine synthase, translating to MPHVETRTEILVTAGESSKRLDHFLANHDPDFSRTILQRLILDGQITIDGQTVKPSHKIKPGDRIILIVPRPEPLDIQPEPIPLEILYEDDSLLVLNKQADLVVHPAPGNWSGTLVNALLYHLQTETGSLSNIGGKERPGLVHRLDKNTTGVMVVAKHDQAHANLASQFKRHSITRVYEALILGVPKKHEGTIELAIGRDTKERKKFSANTARPKASATVYRVTERFGRIASTVDLFPQTGRTHQLRVHLASISCPILGDPTYGGKRVSSLEDIHIPRVMLHAKVLGFVHPMTQEEMIFSAPMPVDMKETIQLIRTRISPVTTQQREGKKS from the coding sequence ATGCCGCATGTTGAAACGCGGACGGAAATCCTCGTCACAGCCGGAGAGAGTTCTAAGCGATTAGATCACTTTCTGGCGAATCACGATCCAGACTTTTCCCGCACCATTTTGCAGCGCCTCATTCTCGATGGGCAAATCACCATCGATGGTCAAACCGTAAAGCCCAGCCATAAGATCAAACCGGGGGATCGAATCATCCTGATTGTTCCCCGCCCGGAACCACTAGACATTCAGCCAGAACCCATTCCCCTTGAAATTTTGTATGAAGATGATTCACTGTTAGTCCTCAATAAACAGGCGGACTTGGTGGTACACCCTGCGCCGGGGAACTGGTCTGGAACCCTAGTTAATGCATTGCTGTATCATCTCCAGACTGAAACTGGCTCGCTGTCAAACATCGGCGGAAAAGAACGCCCAGGGCTGGTGCATCGATTGGATAAAAACACCACTGGCGTCATGGTTGTGGCGAAACATGACCAGGCGCATGCAAATTTAGCCTCGCAGTTTAAACGGCATTCAATCACCCGCGTATATGAGGCGTTAATTTTGGGCGTCCCCAAAAAACATGAAGGGACCATTGAATTGGCCATTGGGCGTGATACCAAGGAACGCAAAAAATTTTCCGCCAATACCGCAAGACCAAAGGCCTCGGCCACAGTCTATCGAGTGACCGAACGGTTTGGTAGAATCGCCTCAACCGTGGATTTATTCCCACAAACAGGGCGAACTCATCAATTGCGTGTGCATCTGGCATCCATCAGTTGCCCAATTCTTGGAGATCCTACGTATGGTGGAAAACGGGTGTCATCTTTAGAAGATATTCACATTCCTCGGGTGATGCTCCATGCGAAAGTGTTAGGCTTTGTGCATCCCATGACTCAAGAAGAAATGATCTTTTCAGCGCCTATGCCGGTTGATATGAAAGAGACTATTCAGCTGATTCGTACACGAATCAGTCCCGTGACCACACAACAAAGAGAGGGAAAGAAGTCGTGA
- the atpD gene encoding F0F1 ATP synthase subunit beta yields the protein MSTETGKVIQVIGPVVDIEFPPGKLPNIYNAVKIQQPANEQTGQGATELTLEVAQHLGENRVRAVAMSSTDGLVRGIDVTDTGAPISVPVGKETLGRVVNVLGDPVDGYGPIQTQKRWSIHRDAPSLEDQETKTEVLETGIKVVDLLEPYSKGGKVGLFGGAGVGKTVIIMELINNIALHHGGFSVFAGVGERTREGNDLWHEMQDSKVIDPKDFTKSKAALVYGQMNEPPGARLRVGLTGLTIAEYFRDQEGQDVLLFVDNIFRFTQAGSEVSALLGRMPSAVGYQPTLGTEMGTLQERITSTKKGSITSVQAIYVPADDLTDPAPATAFAHLDATTVLSRSLAELGIYPAVDPLDSTSRILDPHILGEEHYSVVQQVQGTLQRYKDLQDIIAILGMDELSEEDKQLVARARKLQRFLSQPFHVAEAFTGSPGKYVKLKDTVRSFKEIVEGKHDDLPEQAFYMVGAIEEAIEKAEKLGHKR from the coding sequence GTGAGTACGGAAACCGGAAAAGTCATCCAAGTCATTGGTCCAGTGGTGGACATTGAATTCCCGCCAGGGAAACTGCCCAACATTTATAATGCCGTGAAAATTCAACAACCGGCGAATGAACAAACCGGGCAGGGTGCCACGGAATTGACCCTCGAGGTAGCCCAACATTTGGGAGAAAATCGCGTCCGTGCAGTGGCGATGTCTTCCACAGATGGTTTGGTGCGGGGAATAGATGTGACTGATACTGGGGCTCCGATTTCCGTTCCGGTGGGCAAAGAAACCTTAGGCCGGGTCGTGAATGTGTTGGGCGATCCAGTTGATGGGTACGGTCCCATTCAAACCCAAAAACGCTGGTCCATTCACCGTGATGCTCCGTCGTTAGAAGACCAAGAAACCAAAACTGAGGTGTTGGAAACCGGAATTAAAGTCGTCGATTTGTTGGAGCCCTATTCCAAAGGTGGAAAAGTCGGTCTGTTCGGCGGTGCCGGGGTGGGCAAAACCGTCATCATCATGGAGCTCATCAATAACATCGCCTTGCATCACGGCGGGTTTTCAGTGTTCGCCGGCGTGGGAGAACGAACCCGCGAAGGAAACGACCTGTGGCATGAAATGCAAGACTCCAAGGTTATTGATCCAAAAGATTTTACTAAGTCTAAAGCTGCGTTGGTCTATGGCCAGATGAACGAGCCACCAGGCGCTCGCTTGCGGGTCGGTCTGACGGGACTCACCATTGCCGAATACTTCCGCGACCAAGAAGGGCAGGACGTGCTCTTGTTCGTCGATAACATTTTCCGATTTACCCAAGCCGGATCAGAGGTGTCGGCGTTGTTAGGCCGGATGCCTTCAGCAGTGGGCTATCAACCCACATTGGGAACGGAAATGGGTACCCTGCAAGAACGGATTACGTCGACCAAAAAAGGGTCCATTACCTCAGTGCAGGCCATTTACGTGCCTGCCGACGATCTTACCGACCCAGCGCCGGCTACGGCCTTTGCACATTTGGATGCGACTACGGTGTTATCACGGAGCTTAGCCGAGTTGGGTATTTACCCGGCGGTGGATCCCTTGGACTCTACTTCAAGAATTTTAGATCCACATATTTTGGGCGAAGAACATTACTCTGTCGTCCAGCAAGTGCAAGGGACACTTCAACGGTATAAAGACCTGCAAGATATCATTGCGATTTTGGGGATGGATGAATTGTCGGAGGAAGACAAGCAGTTGGTGGCCCGGGCACGGAAACTTCAACGGTTCTTGTCTCAGCCCTTCCATGTGGCGGAAGCGTTCACGGGTTCTCCTGGAAAATATGTCAAACTGAAAGATACCGTGCGAAGTTTCAAAGAAATTGTCGAAGGCAAGCATGATGACCTGCCGGAACAAGCCTTCTACATGGTGGGCGCAATCGAAGAAGCCATCGAAAAAGCCGAAAAGTTAGGACACAAAAGATAA
- a CDS encoding F0F1 ATP synthase subunit epsilon encodes MATSTEATQSGKILLEVVTPDKLLLSEEVDQVSAPGTEGDFGVLPGHCHFLSTLRIGELNYRIGEKTQFMSVLWGFAEVTSTKVTILAEIAEKAEDIDVERAKEAVAKAEAHLERGGLPSEVEEAKVSLEKARLRQKVAERLQKQGRS; translated from the coding sequence ATGGCAACCTCGACCGAAGCTACGCAATCCGGGAAGATTTTGTTAGAAGTTGTGACCCCGGATAAACTGCTTCTAAGCGAAGAAGTTGATCAGGTCTCGGCCCCGGGAACCGAAGGTGATTTTGGCGTGTTGCCTGGCCATTGTCATTTTCTTTCAACCCTTCGCATTGGCGAACTGAATTATCGCATTGGCGAGAAAACGCAATTCATGTCGGTGTTGTGGGGATTCGCGGAAGTCACCTCAACGAAGGTGACCATCCTCGCGGAGATTGCGGAGAAGGCCGAAGATATCGACGTAGAAAGGGCCAAAGAGGCTGTCGCCAAAGCCGAGGCGCATTTAGAGCGTGGAGGTCTCCCCTCTGAAGTTGAAGAAGCCAAAGTCAGCCTGGAAAAAGCTCGCCTTCGACAAAAAGTGGCGGAGCGGCTGCAAAAGCAGGGTCGTTCTTAA